From Patescibacteria group bacterium, one genomic window encodes:
- a CDS encoding GtrA family protein — MPILSVRFVRFAVIGGIGFVIEAAVITLVGRHLGWGAMNARMLSFPCAVLVTWWLNRKYNFRSQNHLVVEGSSYFVVQVAGALSNLAVYASCVSIFPFFAAWPVAGLAVGAVAGLLVNFLLSKHFVFGQIKA, encoded by the coding sequence ATGCCGATACTCTCTGTTCGATTCGTTAGGTTTGCTGTCATTGGAGGGATTGGCTTCGTAATCGAAGCTGCAGTTATTACGCTCGTAGGGCGTCACCTTGGATGGGGCGCCATGAATGCGAGGATGCTATCCTTCCCCTGCGCCGTGTTGGTTACCTGGTGGCTTAACCGGAAATACAACTTTCGTTCGCAGAATCATCTGGTGGTTGAGGGCTCAAGCTATTTTGTGGTGCAAGTGGCTGGCGCACTTTCCAATTTGGCGGTGTATGCCTCTTGTGTTTCGATTTTTCCCTTCTTTGCGGCCTGGCCAGTGGCTGGGCTTGCTGTGGGTGCGGTCGCCGGTCTGTTGGTGAACTTCCTTTTGTCCAAACATTTTGTATTCGGCCAGATCAAAGCATAA
- a CDS encoding class I SAM-dependent methyltransferase — protein sequence MTKENSYTYSGHENLLAMQHARNYNDFLGRMIHKYGQGYATIVDFGAGVGAFADTAKVWAGRLVCVEPDYKQLVILQSSGFETVPDISLLPDASVDYVYSVNVLEHIEDDIGVLAEISRKLRPGGRLLIYVPALHWLFTSMDREVGHVRRYSRGELNGKLCGAGYRITRSVYVDSIGVLATLAYKWFANKQKGRINVGALKAYDRFVFPLSLVLDRLLGKLLGKNLLVVCEKNGN from the coding sequence ATGACCAAAGAAAATTCCTACACTTATTCCGGGCACGAGAATCTGCTGGCGATGCAACATGCTAGGAATTACAACGATTTCTTGGGAAGAATGATCCATAAATATGGTCAGGGCTATGCAACGATTGTCGATTTTGGCGCAGGAGTTGGCGCTTTTGCCGACACAGCAAAAGTTTGGGCCGGACGTTTGGTGTGCGTTGAGCCAGATTACAAGCAATTAGTCATCCTTCAATCCTCAGGATTCGAAACCGTTCCAGATATCTCATTGCTTCCTGATGCCAGCGTTGATTATGTTTACAGCGTAAATGTCCTCGAACATATTGAGGATGATATCGGCGTGCTTGCGGAGATATCCCGTAAGTTGCGGCCGGGCGGTCGCCTGCTGATTTATGTGCCGGCGTTGCATTGGTTGTTTACGAGCATGGATAGGGAGGTGGGGCATGTCCGCCGATACTCTCGCGGCGAATTGAATGGGAAATTATGCGGTGCGGGATATCGAATCACTCGTAGCGTCTACGTTGATTCAATCGGGGTGTTAGCCACGCTTGCCTACAAATGGTTCGCCAACAAGCAAAAAGGTAGAATCAACGTCGGTGCACTTAAAGCGTATGACAGGTTCGTGTTCCCGCTAAGTCTGGTGCTGGATCGGTTGTTGGGCAAACTGCTTGGAAAGAATCTTCTTGTCGTGTGTGAGAAAAATGGAAACTAA
- a CDS encoding glycosyltransferase, which produces METKVEIAILIPCYNEAISIGSVVTAFGKELPEAKIYVYDNNSRDDTASQALAAGAIVRTEKMQGKGNVVCRMFADIEADIYILVDGDGTYDASQARQMVNTMLSGPYDMINGKRVETGAENYRAGHRLGNAVLTGMVRHIFSRGFTDMLSGYKVFSRRYVKSFPALSSGFEIETQLTVHALDMKMAVAEIDTAYGSRPIGSTSKLNTWRDGMRILITILRLMKNERPFEFFCVIGVVLGLIAAVMFWPIFVAYTQTGLVLRVPTLIVITGMASCAVLSVFSGIILDAVTLAKHEKRRLHYLSIPALQTCSGDSLMH; this is translated from the coding sequence ATGGAAACTAAAGTTGAAATCGCCATCCTGATCCCTTGTTACAACGAAGCTATCTCTATTGGCTCGGTAGTTACTGCATTTGGCAAAGAACTTCCTGAAGCGAAGATCTACGTTTACGACAATAACTCCCGGGATGACACAGCCAGTCAGGCATTGGCGGCCGGTGCAATTGTGCGTACCGAAAAAATGCAAGGGAAAGGCAACGTTGTTTGTCGAATGTTTGCCGATATTGAGGCCGATATTTACATATTGGTGGATGGAGATGGAACTTACGATGCTTCGCAGGCGCGTCAGATGGTAAATACCATGTTGTCCGGCCCATACGACATGATCAATGGAAAGCGAGTTGAAACCGGAGCAGAGAACTACCGCGCGGGGCACCGGCTTGGAAACGCCGTACTGACCGGTATGGTGAGGCATATATTCAGCCGAGGTTTTACCGACATGCTTTCTGGATATAAGGTTTTCAGCAGAAGATATGTAAAATCTTTTCCTGCATTGTCTTCAGGTTTTGAGATTGAAACTCAGTTAACAGTGCATGCGCTCGATATGAAAATGGCGGTGGCTGAAATTGATACTGCTTATGGCAGCAGGCCTATCGGCTCCACCAGCAAACTCAATACATGGAGGGATGGTATGCGAATATTGATTACCATCCTGAGGCTCATGAAGAATGAGAGACCCTTTGAGTTCTTCTGTGTGATCGGAGTGGTTTTAGGCTTAATTGCAGCAGTTATGTTCTGGCCGATCTTTGTCGCTTACACCCAAACCGGATTGGTGTTGCGAGTCCCAACATTAATCGTTATTACCGGCATGGCTTCATGCGCTGTTCTGAGCGTATTCAGCGGAATCATTCTTGATGCAGTTACCTTGGCCAAACATGAAAAGCGTCGACTGCATTATCTTTCAATCCCAGCCTTGCAAACTTGTTCGGGTGATTCGCTTATGCATTGA